The sequence GTATTTCGACATTTACAAGCTATGGGTTCACGAGATCTCAATTGAGATAAGACCGTTAACAGAAGATGTCTCACTTGGGAGCCGGACCCCAAACAGTGAATTTGACCCTTAGACCTCGTAAGAGCGCTGCCCCTTGAAACCCCGCAAGGGGGCGCGGTCTCCTTGACCACCGCTATTTACACGACAGTGTCTAGTAAATTTTTACGGGCATGCACTCCACAATTTCCAAACCCTTGTAAAATATTACCTAGTACCAAATAACTCCTGCTTTCAAATAAATCACAATTACCTATTAcctaaaataaatattagatagACACTAAAATCACCATCGATTATAAATACATACGTATTTATAAGTAAAGGTAAAGTGAAGTAATTTGTACTCTACATTACAGAGTAACATACAAATATGGATTTAAGGCGGGTCGAGCTCATTAAAGGTTATTATATTTGTGACGTGCAGCAAATATGTCATCGAGATTTGAAGCTGGAAAATACACTATTAGATGGAAGCCGAGCACCTCGTCTCAAAATCTGCGACTTTGGTTATTCAAAGGTTATAATCTGTCTTTCAATGTAATGCTTATGCTTATTTTAGTTTCATGTAAATAACATGAACCGatatacaaaaaatataaatgagaAATATATCATAATTTCATAATTCAAATGTGAAATTTGATGTTGATGTACAGTCATCACTTTTACATTCAAGACCCAAATCAACTGTTGGAACTCCGGCTTACATCGCCCCTGAAGTTCTATCTCGTCGAGAGTACGATGGCAAGGTACATAATACATCATAATATACTCAAGTCAATTTTGTAATGGAACTTTTTGCATTTACACAACATAATATGTATGTTTCAAATTATAATTTATGAATTTATTGACATATTGTTCATGATCGTGTATACGTTGTAGTTGGCGGATGTGTGGTCGTGTGGTGTGACACTTTATGTTATGCTTGTGGGTGCATATCCTTTTGAAGATCCGGCTGACCCTAAAAACTTCAGAAAAACCATTACAGTAAGTGGCGTTTAACTACTTTTGACCCGAATTCATTTTGATCCTTCAGCTGACGTGGCCATTATTCGTTTTGCAGCGTATTATGGGCATTCAATACAAGATCCCAGACTATGTTCACATATCCCAGGAATGCAAACGACTTCTATCGCGCATATTTGTTGCAAATCCTGCACGGGTATGAACCCTACTATATAaagttaaattaattaattaacttgtAAATTTTGTCGTTGAGGAGTAATCTTATTGTGTTATGGTTGAACAGAGGATTACTATAAAAGAAATAAAGAATCATCCATGGTTCTTAAAGAATTTACCAAGAGAGCTGATGGAATCTACACAAACCAACTATTATCAAAAAGATAACCCGAGTTTTTCCCTTCAAAGTGTCGATGAGATCATGAAGATCGTGGCAGAGGCGAGAAACCCTCCACCATCGTCACGATCGGTCGGGTATTTCGGTTGGggatcagaagaagaagaagacgaaGAAAAAGAGGAGGAAGTTgatgtagaagaagaagaagaagatgaatatgaAAAGAGGGTAAAAGAGGTTCATGCTAGTGGtgaatttaataatttaatataagCACAAGTTTCATATAATATTTGTATTACTATGTATTATCTTACATCAAAGGTTATATTTTTTTGTAAACTTGTTTACATTAATCACTCCTGGAAGTGTAATATAATGTTTTTACCTTTTGAATATGCCTGCAAATGGTAGTATCGTTACATGGTGCATTAATCAGAATTTGATGGAGTTCCACTCATTCAAGTAAGGTAACTGAATTAATTCTAGCAAAGTAAGATTCGAGCGAGTAAAAGATATTTAAATGATTGGCTCTTGGCGCTTATTTATTTATGGGTAGTTACTTGAATTTTGGTGACGTGGCACATGCACAATTCGTGCGCGTAAAAAGCTTTCCAAATAAAGAGGTTTACATGACATTTTCATACTGCATACCTAATGCTCATGCTGAAGAGCTTACGTCTAAAGACTATTTAAACGCTCCAAGTGTCTTTTATCAGGTTGACCAGATTGCGTGACGGTCAACGCATATTTAATCTTGTATTCCACTCCTGAATACGGAGCACGAAAGAAGAccagatatatttaaatattagaTGTGGTCCATAGGGCTTATCATTACATGACATGAACACTAAGACTCCGTTTGGCTCACGCAATTCAATGGAATTCCGGCGGAATTGTAATTGAATTTAGACACGGGGGCCACATCTCTACCGAATATATTATTATTCCAGATCATCTATGTGTAACAGCATTTAAATTACAACAGCGTTACAACAAACAAAACTCACAACTCTGGATGTTGAAGATTTGAATCAGAGGTGGAACTCTTCAAGCTATACGAATTCAAACGCTGCCCATCAGACAACCTTGAAAGGATCAATCGCGCTATGTTCTCAGCAGCAACAGCACCGGTTTCCATGGTACTCGCTGCATTCTCAAACGCATTTACATAATACAAATGCATGTCATCCAACATAAATGGAGCAAACTTCTCAGGAGCATGGTAATGAGGATATGCACCCCAGTTTATTCTCAATGTCTCCTTCCTTGTGCTACCAAATGTCAAAAACACAAAAAGTGCACGCGTGTATTAGCATATTAACTCGGTGTAACCAATAAATAACTAAGGGGGCGTTTGGTTCGTGGGATTTGGAGGAATTTGCATTTAAAATCCCATGAAGTCCCATGTTTGGTTGGAGGGATTTGCATTTCAAATCCCATGAAATCCCATGGATGAAGGATTTCAAAATTCTATGTTTCAGTTTTCTGTTTTGTGTTTCAGTTTTGGATCTCAAATTTCAGTTTCGCATttcaattttcgattttattttcGCGTTTCAGCTTTGAGTTTCACGTTTCAGCATTCAGTTTCGTGTTTCATCTTTAAAACTCGTATGTCAGTTTTTTCAGAATCGCATTTCATGTTTTAGTTTTCAGTTTTGAGTTGCAGCTTTCAAATTTACGTTTTAGTTTTTAGTTACACATTTCGTGTTTCAGTTTTTAGTTTCGTGTTTCATTGGTTTTCACATATCAGTATTTAGATTTGTGTTAAAAATTTTCATTTCGCGTAAAcataaaaattaaaaaacaaatGTAATACGTAAACGTAATATTAATATTGATCAAAACTTCTTTTGATTGGATTGTGAATCGTGGGATTTCAAATCCTCCAACCAAAcagatgataggatttcaaatcGCAGGATTTTAGATCTTTCAGGATTTCGGATTTGAAATCCTCGAACCAAACGCCACCTAAGGATTTGATGCAACATTGCATAAAGGTGTAATTTGAGTGCTACCTGAAGATTTGATCCAACAATGCATCGGTCAAACTCTGACGAGAGAACATCTTGTAAGTCATGTCGGTTGCGTTGTGTTCTTTGAGGAGAGAAATGCATGTAAAAGGAAGTTCGGGATTCTCGATTGTGCCTACCAACTCAGGAAGATCCGATACCGAACTCAACCCGAAGTATGCCTACACAAAGAGATACATAAGTAAATGTAGAGATGATAACAATTCTGCCTGTTTGGTCCTTTATGGGTGGATGGGTCAATAATGGGTTATATTTTGTTCTAGCAAGTCAAATGTGTAGTATAAAAAGTTTAGAATGAATGGATATATGTTGAACTGTTCAAAAGTTACAAGAACTGTATTAAATGCTTATAAAAAAACCTCCTTGGTTTTATTTCAGACTATCAAAGTTGTAAAAGTCACAAGTCGGTCGGGACCTTGGAGTCGGTCAAGTCGGGGACGATCGGCGTTGACCAATGTTGATTTTTAGTAATGAATAAATTaaacatatactccgtatatattacacATATACATTAAACATATCATACATAAAACATAAATTTCTTAAACATAGATATATGGCACAAATCCTAATTAAGAAAAAAATGTTGACCTAACTTTTACTTTGACCAACTCAGTCCCACTTTGACCTGACTAATTAGCGTTAAACGACTTTTAAAGTGTTTTTGGGCGAGTCGGCACGGGCTAGTCCTCAAACCGACGCGTAAGCCGACTTTTTACAACAGTTGTAATTAGTTCATAACTGTAAAATTATAGGTTTTATCATATTATTCATACACATTCAGTATTTATATAACACAAGGAAAGAAAAGAAGTGTTTATGGGTTGGGCAGACCCAACCCTATCAATCAGTAATAATCCGTTTCGACTCGAACATCACTAAACCCAACTAACCCGCCCATTATGTCACCTCTGTTCAAAACACAAGTTTCTAAGCAAAATCAATATCATCGTGGTATGATTTTATTTTAGTTGATAAAAGGAACTCACAGGATTTAAGAGGCCTCTAACAAAAGTTGTATACGTATGCTGTAACTTTCTTTCAGGGATAGAAATTTCAGGGGTGAACCGAATGTTCAGCTCGTCTAACGGGGTAGCAACCACCGTAACTTGACACGTATAGCTGTTTCCATTTGTGGAGTTAAGCTCGTAAAAATCACCAAAATTTGTGACTGATTCTATTTCTTCTTGTAGATGTAAGGTAACATCTGAACGGTTGACTAATCCAGCAGCCATCTGCCTATTTCCTCCTTTGACTGACCATAAGTTTCCTCCTGATCCAGCCAAAGACACAGCACCAGCAAGTCCACTAATTCTGACACTCTGACCATAGTTGATTCTTGTTATAACCTGCAAAAGGTACAATATTTTGGATCAATATTCATTTCCTCATAAGTGGTCTCAGGTTCAAATCTCATTGGGGCATATCTACGGCCTATCTTGAGGTGGACAAGGAAATGGTCAAGAAACAGTGATAACCCGGTTAGACCACATCATCTAAGTAAAAAATACTCCCAGTGAAAGGTAGCATGAACAAGAAAAACCTTATCAATTTACCTGTTTATTTAAAGTTGCAACACAAAAACTCAAGACGATCCAGGTTTCACAAAACGTCTAAAAGAGCTTAACCTGACCATTCTTAAACCCATGGTTGTAAAAGTCGCTAGTCAGGAACTAGTCAGTCAGAACCTTGTAGGGTCTAATTAGCCAAGTCACAATCTAGTCGAACGTTTATAAACTTCGACTTTGACTGTATTTGACCTACTTTAACCGATTTTGACCTAATAACTACGAACTAATAAATCTCTCTTTGAACACTTTAGACAACTTTGAGAAATCGACCAAGTTGGCTACTAGTCGGGAACTAGTCGGACTACTTCAAAATCATGATTAGTCATGGGACTTTTACAACCATGCATAAAATTTCAACAAATATCCCTCATATGAACAAAGTTGAAATTAATTGCTTAGGGTCCATCTGCCTAAGTACATATAATTGTTGGCTCATACTTTCTCTAAGTTCTTGGCTAAGCTCTTGTACTTCAATAAAAACAGAATAAATCCCATTTCACTTATTATTGTGATTTTCACATCCGAAATAAGTGTAATatgtatttaaaatgtttaattatTGTTAGAAAAATAAAGTAATCCGAAGGCTGAAATTGTTCAGAACACCAATAAAAGAGCAATTGCTAGGATACTCTAGCAGCAACTTCAGATATCACATCAATTGTCTGTCGTAATAATTTTAAAAAACCTCAATACATAACTACATGTCTCCAAACCGAAACACTTTCAGTTGGAGTCCAACTAAAGTCAACAGAGACATTGTGTCATTTTCTCCTGTCATAATCCATAGATTCCCAACTCAAAAATTCATAATTATCGCATAAACATCACCACATAGCATCATAAGTTTCACAAACCAGGTATCACAATACAACAGGATCAATAATTACAACAGAATTTCGACTAATAAAAGCAATTAACTTACAGTGATAAGCTCTTGTATAAGCAGAGGCGAAAACTTCAGATCAACTAATTCCTCCTCTAATGTCTGAGTTGTCAAATTGTACAATCCTGCCCATTTTAACATGTCCTCCACATTACTGAATATCGGTCTAGTCTCCTTACTTCCATAATATTTCAAGAAACTATCCACCGTAGTCTACCAATATAACATAATC comes from Rutidosis leptorrhynchoides isolate AG116_Rl617_1_P2 chromosome 4, CSIRO_AGI_Rlap_v1, whole genome shotgun sequence and encodes:
- the LOC139841410 gene encoding serine/threonine-protein kinase SRK2A-like — translated: MDKYEVVKDLGSGNFGVARLMRHKETKDLVAMKYIERGLKIDENVAREIINHRSLRHPNIIRFKEVVLTPTHLAIVMEYAAGGELFDRICTAGRFSEDEARYFFQQLISGVSFCHSMQICHRDLKLENTLLDGSRAPRLKICDFGYSKSSLLHSRPKSTVGTPAYIAPEVLSRREYDGKLADVWSCGVTLYVMLVGAYPFEDPADPKNFRKTITRIMGIQYKIPDYVHISQECKRLLSRIFVANPARRITIKEIKNHPWFLKNLPRELMESTQTNYYQKDNPSFSLQSVDEIMKIVAEARNPPPSSRSVGYFGWGSEEEEDEEKEEEVDVEEEEEDEYEKRVKEVHASGEFNNLI
- the LOC139843307 gene encoding farnesylcysteine lyase; translated protein: MLATTLTILTLLALTTPSYTTITTTTDADVCIIGTGIAGSSVAHFLRQYSPTPTTQIHMFERHPIVGGRMATVTIGGETFEAGASILHPKNYHALNFTNLLNLEVNGPSADDNSFSLGIWDGEKFLFKTIDSDSKNQLVQYLVSLANSIRMFLRYGISLLKMTNFVETTVDSFLKYYGSKETRPIFSNVEDMLKWAGLYNLTTQTLEEELVDLKFSPLLIQELITVITRINYGQSVRISGLAGAVSLAGSGGNLWSVKGGNRQMAAGLVNRSDVTLHLQEEIESVTNFGDFYELNSTNGNSYTCQVTVVATPLDELNIRFTPEISIPERKLQHTYTTFVRGLLNPAYFGLSSVSDLPELVGTIENPELPFTCISLLKEHNATDMTYKMFSRQSLTDALLDQIFSTRKETLRINWGAYPHYHAPEKFAPFMLDDMHLYYVNAFENAASTMETGAVAAENIARLILSRLSDGQRLNSYSLKSSTSDSNLQHPEL